The genomic region GGAATTGGTACCGACCATCGTGCACGATCTCAAGAACCCGCTGGGCGCGCTCTCGAGCGTGGCGGAGTCGGCGAAGGAAACACTTACGAAGCTCCTCGAGCGAGAGCCCGAAGGTCCGCACGTCGAAGCGACCGCCGAAGTGGCCGAGGACCTGGGCGTGATGCGCGCGCAGCTCCGGCGCCTGCGCGACATGGTGCAGAGCATTCTCAACCTCTCGCGCCAGACCGAAGGCTACGAGGAAGAGTTCCTCGTGACCGACGCCGCGGCCGACGCCCTTGAGGCCATCGCGCTGCAGGTCAAGGACTTGCCCAGGATTGAAGTGAAGCGCGAACTCGCCGGGGTGATCCCCGAAGCGCGCGGCAACCGCGGCCAGCTCTCGCAGGTGATGGTGAATCTCTTGTGGAACGCCGTGCAGGCGCTGGGCGAAGAGGGCGGAACCGTTGTGCTTCGTGCCCGCGATGGAAACGGCGAGATCGTGATCGACGTTGCCGACTCGGGCCATGGCGTTCCGCCCGAAGCCCGCGAGAAAATTTTTGAGCCCTTCTACACCACCAAGGAAGCCAGCCATGGCACGGGACTGGGGCTCTACCTGTGCAAGCAGATCATCGAGCGCCATGGCGGCCGGGTCGAAGTCGGCGAGAGTGATCTCGGCGGCGCGCTCTTCCGGGTGGTGATCCCGGCAGCGGACTAGCCTGCCTGCGTCTTCGCCACCTCGGCGAGCGCTTCGACAAATTCTTCTCCAGAAGTGCCCAGCCGGAAGCGGCGGCGGCGCACCAGTTTGACCGGAAGTTCGGGCAGGTCGGCCTCGGCCACCCAGAGCGAGCGGGCAACGGCGTCGCCGGGTG from Chrysiogenia bacterium harbors:
- a CDS encoding HAMP domain-containing histidine kinase, with the translated sequence ELVPTIVHDLKNPLGALSSVAESAKETLTKLLEREPEGPHVEATAEVAEDLGVMRAQLRRLRDMVQSILNLSRQTEGYEEEFLVTDAAADALEAIALQVKDLPRIEVKRELAGVIPEARGNRGQLSQVMVNLLWNAVQALGEEGGTVVLRARDGNGEIVIDVADSGHGVPPEAREKIFEPFYTTKEASHGTGLGLYLCKQIIERHGGRVEVGESDLGGALFRVVIPAAD